One genomic window of Vibrio rhizosphaerae includes the following:
- the apaH gene encoding bis(5'-nucleosyl)-tetraphosphatase (symmetrical) ApaH, producing the protein MANYIVGDLQGCLDELEQLLSQVDFNPRHDQLWVAGDLVARGPKSLETLRYIKALGTSAKTVLGNHDLHLLSIALGIHPLKKKDRTEAIFQAPDRDELLGWLRCQPLLQEHDEFVVCHAGISPQWDLPTARQAAREVESLLQSEQWPWIIEHMYSNMPDQWHDSLSGLERYRYIINAFTRMRFCTPDGALDMACKLPPSEVDPKQLRPWFDLPRAIPIEKRIIFGHWAALEGCVRKDVIGLDTGCVWGGALTMIRWEDQQLFSQPAMTETQVG; encoded by the coding sequence TTGGCAAATTATATTGTTGGCGATCTGCAAGGCTGTCTGGACGAACTCGAACAACTGCTTTCCCAAGTGGATTTCAACCCCCGGCATGATCAATTGTGGGTTGCCGGAGATCTGGTCGCCAGAGGGCCGAAATCACTGGAAACACTACGCTATATTAAAGCACTGGGGACATCCGCCAAGACCGTCTTAGGCAATCATGATCTCCATCTCTTGTCGATTGCTCTGGGTATTCATCCTCTCAAAAAGAAAGATCGCACCGAGGCTATTTTTCAGGCACCAGACAGAGACGAGCTGCTTGGATGGCTCAGGTGCCAACCCCTCTTACAAGAGCATGACGAATTTGTTGTCTGTCACGCCGGTATTTCTCCGCAATGGGATCTGCCAACCGCACGTCAGGCAGCCCGGGAAGTAGAATCACTGCTCCAAAGTGAACAGTGGCCATGGATTATCGAACATATGTATTCGAACATGCCCGATCAGTGGCATGATTCATTATCCGGTCTCGAGCGCTATCGCTATATTATCAACGCATTTACCCGAATGCGTTTCTGCACGCCTGATGGTGCGCTGGATATGGCGTGTAAGTTACCGCCGTCAGAAGTCGATCCCAAACAACTACGCCCCTGGTTTGATCTGCCAAGAGCGATCCCTATCGAGAAACGTATTATTTTTGGTCACTGGGCGGCGTTAGAAGGCTGTGTCAGAAAAGATGTTATTGGACTGGATACAGGCTGTGTCTGGGGCGGCGCGTTAACGATGATCCGCTGGGAGGATCAGCAGCTTTTTAGTCAACCTGCAATGACTGAAACTCAGGTAGGCTAA
- the folA gene encoding type 3 dihydrofolate reductase, whose translation MIISMIAAMANNRVIGKENQMPWHLPADFAWFKRCTLGKPIIMGRKTFESIGKALPGRQNIVITRNPQFGAAGVDVADSLENALALAAQADEVMIIGGGSIYQSSLPMASRLYLTYIQAEIDGDTCFPEIGPEWHEAYREAYHQDEKNAYDMSFVILEQKQG comes from the coding sequence ATGATTATCAGTATGATTGCAGCGATGGCAAATAACCGAGTGATTGGTAAAGAAAATCAGATGCCTTGGCATTTGCCTGCAGATTTTGCCTGGTTTAAACGTTGCACATTGGGTAAACCCATTATCATGGGTAGAAAAACTTTTGAATCGATTGGTAAGGCGCTTCCCGGACGACAAAATATCGTCATCACCCGTAATCCTCAGTTTGGGGCGGCTGGGGTTGATGTAGCGGACTCCCTTGAGAATGCCTTGGCGCTTGCGGCTCAGGCTGATGAAGTCATGATCATTGGCGGGGGAAGTATTTACCAGTCGAGTTTACCAATGGCTTCACGATTGTATCTCACTTATATTCAGGCTGAAATTGACGGGGATACTTGCTTCCCTGAAATCGGGCCTGAATGGCATGAGGCTTATCGGGAAGCGTACCATCAAGATGAAAAAAATGCCTATGACATGTCATTCGTGATACTGGAGCAAAAGCAAGGCTAA